Proteins from a single region of Streptomyces sp. HUAS 15-9:
- a CDS encoding lysophospholipid acyltransferase family protein, whose product MTEDASERGAEVGRRIGVGLMYGLWKPRVLGAWKVPATGPVIFAVNHSHNIDGPMVMGVAPRPTHFLIKKEAFIGPLGRFLTGIGQVKVDRESTDRTAIARALGVLEAGGVLGIFPEGTRGEGDFASLRAGLAYFAVRSGAPIVPVAVLGSSERRGRLMKGLPPLRSRVDVVFGEPFEAGDGSGRRTRRALDEATERIQKQLTEHLENARRLTGR is encoded by the coding sequence GTGACCGAGGACGCGTCGGAGAGAGGCGCCGAGGTCGGGCGGCGCATCGGCGTAGGCCTGATGTACGGGCTGTGGAAGCCCCGGGTGCTCGGCGCCTGGAAGGTGCCCGCGACCGGCCCGGTGATCTTCGCCGTCAACCACTCCCACAACATCGACGGTCCGATGGTCATGGGCGTGGCACCCCGGCCGACGCACTTCCTGATCAAGAAGGAGGCGTTCATCGGCCCGCTCGGCCGGTTCCTGACCGGCATCGGCCAGGTGAAGGTGGACCGCGAGAGCACCGACCGCACGGCGATCGCGCGGGCGCTGGGCGTGCTGGAGGCCGGGGGAGTGCTCGGCATCTTTCCGGAGGGCACCCGGGGCGAGGGCGACTTCGCCTCGCTGCGCGCGGGCCTCGCCTACTTCGCGGTCCGCAGCGGCGCCCCGATCGTGCCCGTGGCCGTGCTGGGAAGTTCCGAGCGGCGGGGACGGTTGATGAAGGGACTGCCCCCGCTGCGCTCCCGCGTCGACGTCGTCTTCGGCGAACCCTTCGAGGCGGGCGACGGCAGCGGGCGACGCACGCGCAGGGCGCTGGACGAGGCGACCG
- the cmk gene encoding (d)CMP kinase, translated as MENGAARTALPVIVAIDGPSGTGKSSTSKAVASKLGLSYLDTGAQYRAITWWMVNNGIDLEDPTAIAAVAGKPEIVSGMDPANPTITVDGVDVAAPIRTQDVTSKVSAVSAVPEVRARITELQRTLAATAEVGIVVEGRDIGTTVLPDADLKIFLTASPEARAARRSGELKGVDVDATREALIKRDAADSSRKTSPLAKAGDAVEVDTTDLTLPQVIECVVTLVEEKRAGK; from the coding sequence GTGGAAAACGGCGCCGCCCGGACCGCCCTGCCCGTGATCGTCGCGATCGACGGCCCCTCCGGCACGGGCAAGTCGAGCACGTCGAAGGCCGTGGCCTCGAAGCTCGGCCTGAGCTATCTGGACACCGGGGCCCAGTACCGGGCGATCACCTGGTGGATGGTGAACAACGGCATCGACCTGGAAGACCCCACCGCGATCGCCGCCGTGGCGGGCAAGCCGGAGATCGTCTCGGGCATGGACCCGGCCAACCCCACCATCACGGTCGACGGCGTCGACGTGGCCGCCCCGATCCGCACCCAGGACGTCACCTCCAAGGTCAGCGCGGTCAGCGCGGTGCCCGAGGTGCGCGCCCGGATCACCGAGCTGCAGCGCACGCTGGCCGCCACCGCCGAGGTCGGCATAGTGGTCGAGGGCCGTGACATCGGCACCACCGTGCTGCCGGACGCCGACCTGAAGATCTTCCTGACCGCTTCCCCGGAGGCCCGCGCCGCCCGCCGCAGTGGTGAGCTCAAGGGCGTGGACGTCGACGCCACCCGCGAGGCGCTGATCAAGCGTGACGCGGCCGACTCCAGCCGCAAGACCTCGCCGCTCGCCAAGGCGGGCGACGCGGTCGAGGTGGACACCACCGACCTCACGCTGCCGCAGGTCATCGAGTGCGTCGTCACCCTCGTCGAGGAGAAGCGGGCCGGAAAGTGA